A DNA window from Gigantopelta aegis isolate Gae_Host chromosome 4, Gae_host_genome, whole genome shotgun sequence contains the following coding sequences:
- the LOC121371141 gene encoding E3 ubiquitin-protein ligase TRIM56-like — MINTVMCLLLLFSLKKMASKGETSVTRTICEDFLTCNICFNIYDRPKILPCVQTYCSPCLEKLMKTSTKPVSVLCPECREHVVLPKGTVCDLKANLLINGLIDVLKAKTDQDIKCTTCNLREKISLAKSRCLDCGDYLCPSCSGGHNASSTTWNHKVVLMEELKGRSYDKELRNVHRLTCSEHKDKIEYFCEVCQIPICLACNLFKHRDHTSVTVSEAVAIRKRRLVSHAGRVRQILQEFETENRVASSNFLFVKRNKDVALSNIEDTRLQLLAKVQYQKGDILHLLNNVLRCEKTQYQSLVENIGVKISLATSCMDFCYKIIEDGRDEEIMYLEQTVTKRLHKLAETPYFVVSSDETLSGTKYEKEYKDNEFKLCEKPEEISQDVITEESEEILQDVVTEKPEDILQDVVTEKAEDISQDVVTEKPEDIS; from the coding sequence ATGATCAACACAGTAATGTGTTTATTGTTACTTTTCAGCTTGAAGAAAATGGCTTCAAAAGGAGAAACATCGGTTACTCGGACCATTTGTGAAGATTTCCTCACGTGcaacatatgttttaatatttatgatcGTCCAAAAATCCTCCCCTGTGTTCAGACGTATTGCTCCCCTTGCTTGGAAAAACTAATGAAAACATCAACTAAACCTGTTTCAGTACTCTGCCCAGAATGTAGAGAGCATGTTGTTTTACCGAAGGGAACAGTGTGTGACCTAAAAGCAAATTTGTTAATCAATGGTCTAATAGATGTTCTGAAAGCGAAAACCGACCAAGACATCAAATGTACAACTTGTAATCTGAGAGAAAAGATTTCACTTGCCAAAAGTCGCTGTCTGGATTGTGGAGATTACTTATGTCCAAGTTGTTCTGGTGGACACAATGCCTCTTCCACGACTTGGAACCACAAGGTGGTTCTCATGGAAGAACTCAAAGGAAGATCTTATGACAAGGAACTCAGAAACGTTCACAGATTAACCTGCTCAGAACACAAAGACAAAATCGAGTATTTCTGTGAAGTATGCCAAATACCAATATGTTTAGCTTGCAATTTGTTTAAGCATCGAGACCATACATCTGTAACTGTGTCCGAGGCAGTTGCTATTCGGAAGAGGCGACTTGTTTCACATGCTGGAAGAGTTAGACAAATATTACAGGAATTTGAAACTGAAAACCGGGTAGCCTCTTCAAATTTTCTCTTTGTAAAGAGAAATAAGGATGTAGCTTTATCAAACATAGAAGACACGAGGCTACAATTGTTAGCCAAAGTACAATACCAGAAAggggatattttacatttgcTGAACAACGTGTTAAGGTGTGAAAAGACACAATACCAATCCCTTGTGGAAAACATAGGTGTCAAAATATCTCTAGCAACCAGCTGTATGGATTTTTGCTATAAAATTATAGAAGACGGCAGAGACGAGGAGATTATGTATCTAGAACAGACCGTTACAAAACGTCTCCATAAACTAGCAGAGACACCGTATTTTGTGGTATCGTCAGACGAAACATTGTCGGggacaaaatatgaaaaagaaTACAAAGATAATGAGTTTAAACTGTGCGAGAAACCAGAGGAGATCTCACAAGATGTGATCACAGAGGAATCGGAAGAAATATTACAAGATGTGGTCACAGAGAAACCAGAGGACATCTTACAAGATGTAGTCACAGAGAAAGCAGAGGACATCTCACAGGATGTGGTCACAGAGAAACCAGAGGACATCTCATGA